The segment GGGGTGGCACCGGTGGCGATGATGCAGTTGTCGAACCGGATCGTCTCCGAGGTGCCGTCGGACTTGGCGACCTGGAGGGTGTTCGCGTCGAGGAAGGTGCCCCGGCCGTCGAACTCGGTGATCCCGTTCTTCTTCATGAGGAAGTGGACGCCCTTGACGCGGCCGTCCGCGACCGAACGGCTGCGGCTGAAGGCCTCGCCGTAGTCGAAGGAGACGGTGCCGTCCACCTTGATGCCGAAGGTCTTGGCCTCGTGGTTGAAGATGTGGGCCAGTTCGGCGTTGCGCAGCAGTGCCTTGGTGGGGATGCAGCCGACGTTCAGGCAGACACCGCCCCAGTACTTCTCCTCGACGACCGCGACCCGCTTGCCCAGCTGGGCGGCGCGGATGGCGGCGACGTAGCCGCCGGGGCCAGCTCCGAGTACGACGACGTCGAAGCGGTCTGACATGACTGACTCCCGAGGGTGGTGAGGGTGTTCGGTCCGCGTACGGGCCCACAGTAGTCCGGTGTCCCCCACACGGTCAGTTGTAGGATGACTGGGCAACCGGGCAAATGGAGAGGTCGGAACGGCATGGCACTCAGGGCGGCGGGACGGACCTCGCTGGTGGACTCCGTCGTGGACCAGCTGCGGACACAGCTCGCGGACGGCGAGTGGGCGGTCGGCGACCGCATCCCGACCGAGCACGAGCTCGCGCAGCAGCTCGGCGTGGGCCGCAACACCGTCCGGGAGGCGGTCCGCGTCCTGGTCCACGCGGGTCTCCTCGAATCCCGACAGGGCAACGGCACCTTCGTCAGGTCGACCGCCGATCCGGCGGCCGTGCTGCGCGGGATGCGGCACGCGGGCGCGGGCGACGTCCTCGAACTCCGGGTGGCCCTGGAGGCCGAGGCCGCCCGGCTCGCGGCGGCCCGGCGGGACACCCACGACCTGCTGCGGCTCCGGGCGGCCCTGACCACCCTGCGCGAGGAGGGCGACCGGGACGCGGACGCGGACCTCGCCTTCCACCTGGCGGTCGTCGGCGCCACCCACAACGCGGCCTTCGTCGAGGTCTACCGGTTCTTCTCCGCCCAGGTCCACGAGGTGCTCGTGGAGGCCCTCGGCGACCGGGAGATGCCGCCGGTCGACATAGACGCCCACGAGGCCCTGGTGGCGGCGATCGAGGCGGCCGACCCGGAGGCGGCGGAGCGGCAGGCCCGCGAGCTGCTGCGGGTCCCGATGGAGACCGTCGCGGCGCTGACGGAGAACTCCTGATGGGCGCGGAGACACAGACGGGCACGGGCCCGAGGGATTCCACCGCGCCCGTACCCGTACCGGCGTCCGCGCCCGTGCTCGTCGACGCCGAGGCCTGGGTCCAGGGGTCGGCGGCGGGGGCGGCGGCCCGGCGGGCGCTGCTCGCGCATCCGGCGCTGCTCCTGACCGGCATCGTGCTGGCCTCGCTGAACATGCGGGCCGCGCTCGCGAGCGTGGCGCCCCTGGTCGGCGAGATATCCGAGGCCTTCGGGCTCTCCGCGACGGCGAGTTCGCTCGTCACCTCGGTGCCGGTGCTGTTCCTCGGCGTGGGCGCGCTGGTCGCGCCCT is part of the Streptomyces sp. NBC_00250 genome and harbors:
- a CDS encoding FadR/GntR family transcriptional regulator, translating into MALRAAGRTSLVDSVVDQLRTQLADGEWAVGDRIPTEHELAQQLGVGRNTVREAVRVLVHAGLLESRQGNGTFVRSTADPAAVLRGMRHAGAGDVLELRVALEAEAARLAAARRDTHDLLRLRAALTTLREEGDRDADADLAFHLAVVGATHNAAFVEVYRFFSAQVHEVLVEALGDREMPPVDIDAHEALVAAIEAADPEAAERQARELLRVPMETVAALTENS